In one window of Henckelia pumila isolate YLH828 chromosome 1, ASM3356847v2, whole genome shotgun sequence DNA:
- the LOC140874457 gene encoding uncharacterized protein, with translation MSRARDSDNLIPLDLEIESTLRRIRRDQRQNNLALEFESEEEFKDMAEEENNRTLMDLHRPLVGGYGSRIVRPAVQANTFELKPSIIQQKDGESLNAALTRFKKMLRVCPVHDLSIGEQVETLYYGVDSSVRSMLDPAANGSLYRKTPAAALENISNMAESNVGWQDSRREKKVGFLEMDALTAITAKLDGLTHQVSQLQENKSAPSKQVNQFQGSTEAVEGSASGIPFMPDSFFDGPPVFESDSVNYVGNQGRQQFNPYSFSYNPGWRIHPNFGWKQAENFVEPQYFNPPQQLAQQRPSQQTVRPPQGAGQSMPPGFKPSENKSNLEDMLAKYIAGNKMRWQNHDAMMQRVETQLVIVAEHVKKDDVDVEKAKKEKESDKQQEENSREKESLSQIPSYAKFLKEILSNKRKLVNFETVKLSEECLAILQNKLPPKFKDPGSFSIPCTIGNSFFSKALCDLGASINLMPYSCFEKLGIGEVKPTTISLQLADKSIKYPRGIVEDVLVKVDKFIFPVDFVFLDMEEDREIPLILGRPFLATGKALIDVQKGELVLRLNDERVVFNVFHSMKYPSNVSNCFRIDATDEFFECDVQDLICEDPLEGIRNKN, from the exons ATGAGCCGTGCTCGAGATTCTGACAACCTCATACCGCTTGATTTGGAGATTGAAAGCACTCTTCGTCGTATACGTAGAGATCAAAGGCAGAATAACTTGGCTCTTGAGTTTGAATCTGAAGAGGAGTTTAAAGATATGGCTGAAGAAGAGAATAACCGCACTCTGATGGACCTTCATCGACCATTAGTTGGAGGATACGGATCCAGAATTGTTCGCCCTGCAGTCCAGGCGAACACTTTTGAACTTAAACCATCCATTATCCA GCAGAAAGATGGAGAATCACTGAATGCCGCATTGACgagatttaaaaaaatgttgagAGTATGTCCTGTACACGATCTCTCCATAGGCGAACAAGTAGAGACTTTATACTATGGGGTTGATTCATCTGTGCGTTCCATGCTTGATCCAGCTGCCAATGGTAGCCTCTATAGAAAAACTCCTGCAGCAGCACTCGAAAACATTTcaaatatggctgaaagcaatGTTGGTTGGCAAGACAGCAGGAGAGAAAAAAAAGTTGGATTTCTAGAAATGGATGCTCTGACAGCAATTACAGCAAAACTTGATGGACTGACTCATCAAGTATCTCAACTGCAAGAAAATAAATCTGCACCATCAAAGCAAGTGAATCAATTCCAGGGAAGCACTGAGGCAGTTGAAGGATCAGCGAGTGGCATTCCATTCATGCCAGATTCATTTTTTGATGGACCACCAGTTTTTGAAAGTGATTCAGTGAATTATGTGGGGAACCAAGGGCGACAACAGTTTAATCCATACAGTTTCTCATATAATCCGGGTTGGAGAATTCACCCAAATTTTGGGTGGAAACAGGCTGAAAATTTTGTCGAGCCTCAATATTTTAATCCACCCCAGCAGCTTGCACAACAAAGGCCTTCTCAGCAAACAGTTAGACCTCCACAAGGTGCTGGACAGTCTATGCCACCGGGTTTCAAGCCATCTGAGAATAAGTCAAATCTGGAAGATATGCTTGCAAAGTACATAGCAGGGAACAAGATGAGATGGCAGAATCATGATGCCATGATGCAAAGAGTGGAAACCCAATTGG TCATAGTAGCTGAACATGTGAAGAAGGATGATGTTGATGTTGAAAAAGCTAAAAAGGAGAAAGAATCAGACAAGCAGCAAGAAGAGAACTCGAGGGAGAAAG AATCTTTGTCTCAAATTCCTTcatatgcaaaatttttaaaagaaattttatcaaacaaGAGGAAATTGGTGAACTTTGAAACTGTTAAGCTTTCGGAGGAATGTTTagcaattttacaaaataaattacCTCCGAAGTTTAAGGATCCTGGTAGCTTCTCTATTCCTTGCACCATAGGAAATTCATTTTTTAGCAAAGCTTTGTGTGATCTTGGTGCAAGCATTAATTTGATGCCATATTCTTGTTTTGAGAAGTTAGGAATTGGTGAGGTAAAACCAACTACAATTTCCCTACAGTTAGCagataaatcaattaaatatcctaGGGGAATTGTAGAGGATGTCTTAGTTAAGgtcgataaatttatttttccagtgGACTTTGTTTTTttggatatggaagaggatcgtgaaattcctcttattttgggtagaccatTTTTGGCCACTGGGAAAGCTTTGATAGATGTCCAGAAGGGTGAATTGGTGCTAAGGTTGAATGATGAGAGGGTAGTATTCAATGTGTTTCATTCTATGAAATACCCATCCAATGTTTCTAACTGTTTTAGAATTGATGCTACTGATGAGTTTTTTGAGTGTGATGTGCAGGACTTGATTTGTGAAGATCCCTTGGAG GGAATTAGGAACAAAAATTGA